In a genomic window of Balaenoptera ricei isolate mBalRic1 chromosome 3, mBalRic1.hap2, whole genome shotgun sequence:
- the LOC132362581 gene encoding protocadherin beta-4-like gives METLERIQQNRQVMTFILMVFLSQAHPAPIRYSVLEETESVSFIAHLTKDLGLGIGELAARSAQVVCDDDKQRLLLDRQTGDLLLREKLDREDLCGPVEPCVLHFQVFLETPVQFFEGELLIQDINDHSPVFPNREMLLKIPENSQPGTVFPLKLAQDLDVGSNALQKYTISPNSHFHVVTRNHSEGKKYPDLVQDKALDREEQPEFSLTLMALDGGSPPRSGTSMLRILIMDVNDNAPEFVHTPYEVQVLENSPLHSPILTVLARDVDAGNFGTVSYGLFQASEEIKQTFSINEVTGEIRLTKKLDFEQIKSYHVEIEATDGGGLSGKGTVVIEVVDVNDNAPELTIPSLTCSIPENAPETVVSIFRIRDRDSGDNGRMVCSIPDNLPFILKPTFKNFYTLVTESPLDRESRAEYNITITVTDMGTPRLKTEHNITVLVSDVNDNAPAFTQTSYTLSVRENNSPALHIGTVRATDRDAGANAQVTYSLLPPLHPHVPLASLVSINPDNGHLFALRSLDYEALRAFEFRVGAADRGSPALSSQALVRVLVADDNDNAPFVLYPLQNASAPCTELVPRAAEAGYLVTKVVAVDGDSGQNAWLSYQLLKATEPGLFGVWAHNGEVRTARLLSERDAAKHRLVVLVKDNGEPPLSASVTLHVLLVDGFSQPYLPAPEAEAADAAPAAPLTVYLVVALASVSSLFLFSVLVFVAVRLCRRGGAASVGRCLVPEGPFPGHLVDVSGTGTLSQSYQHEVCLTGDHGTELFLEASLSS, from the coding sequence ATGGAGACGCTAGAGAGAATTCAACAGAACAGGCAAGTGATGACCTTTATTTTGATGGTATTCTTGTCTCAGGCTCACCCTGCGCCTATTCGTTATTCTGTGCTGGAAGAAACAGAGAGCGTCTCCTTTATAGCCCATTTGACCAAGGATCTGGGCCTGGGAATTGGGGAGCTGGCCGCCCGGTCGGCCCAGGTGGTGTGTGACGATGACAAGCAGCGCTTGCTGCTAGATCGCCAGACTGGAGATTTGCTTTTGAGGGAGAAACTAGACCGGGAAGATTTATGTGGCCCCGTTGAACCCTGTGTGTTGCATTTCCAAGTGTTCCTGGAAACTCCGGTGCAGTTTTTTGAAGGAGAACTATTAATCCAGGACATAAATGACCACTCCCCAGTATTCCCAAATAGGGAAATGCTCCTGAAAATACCGGAAAACAGCCAGCCAGGGACTGTTTTTCCgttgaaattagctcaggattTGGATGTGGGCAGCAATGCTCTTCAAAAATACACTATCAGCCCCAATTCTCATTTTCACGTTGTCACTCGAAATCATAGTGAGGGCAAGAAATATCCAGATTTGGTGCAGGACAAAGCACTGGATCGAGAGGAGCAGCCTGAGTTCAGCTTAACCCTCATGGCGCTGGATGGTGGGTCTCCACCTAGGTCTGGCACCAGCATGTTACGAATCCTGATCATGGATGTCAATGACAATGCTCCTGAGTTTGTGCACACTCCATATGAGGTGCAGGTTCTGGAAAACAGCCCCCTACACTCCCCAATACTTACTGTTTTAGCTAGGGATGTAGATGCTGGAAACTTTGGGACTGTTTCCTACGGCTTGTTCCAAGCATCAGAGGAAATTAAACAAACTTTCTCAATAAATGAAGTCACAGGAGAAATCCGACTGACAAAGAAATTGGATTTTGAACAAATTAAATCTTACCACGTGGAAATTGAGGCTACAGATGGAGGAGGCCTTTCCGGAAAAGGCACTGTAGTCATAGAGGTGGTAGATGTGAATGACAACGCCCCTGAACTTACCATACCTTCACTCACCTGCTCCATCCCAGAAAATGCTCCTGAGACTGTAGTCTCCATCTTCCGAATTCGAGATAGAGACTCCGGAGACAATGGAAGGATGGTTTGCTCTATTCCAGATAATCTGCCATTCATTCTAAAACCGACTTTCAAGAATTTCTACACCCTGGTAACAGAGAGCCCGCTGGACAGAGAGAGCAGAGCCGAGTACAACATCACCATCACCGTCACAGATATGGGAACCCCCAGGCTGAAAACCGAGCACAACATAACCGTGCTGGTGTCCGACGTCAACGACAACGCCCCCGCCTTCACCCAGACCTCCTACACCCTGTCCGTCCGCGAGAACAACAGCCCCGCCCTGCACATCGGCACCGTCCGCGCCACAGACAGAGACGCGGGCGCCAACGCCCAGGTCACCTACTCGCTGCTGCCGCCCCTCCACCCGCACGTGCCCCTGGCCTCCCTGGTGTCCATCAACCCGGACAACGGCCACCTGTTCGCCCTGAGGTCCCTAGACTACGAGGCCCTGCGGGCGTTCGAGTTCCGCGTGGGCGCCGCCGACCGCGGCTCGCCCGCGCTCAGCAGCCAGGCGCTGGTGCGCGTGCTCGTGGCGGACGACAACGACAACGCGCCCTTCGTGCTGTACCCGCTGCAGAACGCCTCGGCGCCCTGCACCGAGCTGGTGCCCAGGGCGGCCGAGGCGGGCTACCTGGTGACCAAGGTGGTGGCGGTGGACGGCGACTCGGGCCAGAACGCCTGGCTGTCGTACCAGCTGCTCAAGGCCACGGAGCCCGGGCTGTTCGGCGTGTGGGCGCACAACGGCGAGGTGCGCACGGCCCGGCTGCTGAGCGAGCGCGACGCGGCCAAGCACAGGCTGGTGGTGCTGGTCAAGGACAACGGCGAGCCGCCGCTGTCGGCCAGCGTCACGCTGCACGTGCTGCTGGTGGACGGCTTCTCGCAGCCCTACCTGCCGGCCCCGGAAGCGGAAGCGGCGGACGCGGCGCCGGCCGCCCCGCTCACCGTCTACCTGGTGGTCGCCTTGGCGTCGGTGTCGTCGCTCTTCCTCTTCTCGGTGCTGGTGTTCGTCGCGGTGCGGCTGtgcaggcggggcggggcggcctcGGTGGGTCGCTGCTTGGTGCCCGAGGGCCCCTTTCCGGGCCACCTGGTGGACGTCAGCGGCACGGGGACCCTGTCCCAGAGCTACCAGCACGAGGTGTGTCTGACGGGAGACCATGGAACTG